The segment TGACCTGGGAATCTGGTATAGCTCTGGTTGGTATATCTCATGGTCCCGCCTGACGAGGCTCTAATCCAAGGCTAAACTCCCCATGTGGTCAGCACCCTCATCCCAGGCCCAGATGGAGCCAAACTCACGGAACTAATTAATTAGGCTCACCATTTGGCAGGCTCATTTTTGTCGCCCAACTCTAGGCCCACTCAAGGTTGATCAAGCCTATAGTTGGGCCCATAACTTCCATATTTTAGTACAACCCACTTTTACGTATGGTCTAGAGTGGTTTGGCAGAATCCAAGGCTAAACTGGCTGTACCCTATTTGGGTTGGGACTCTGAGGCCCAAAGCATAGATAGACTTAAGGGAGTCATTTAGGCCCAATGCCCAATTCCAAACCAGCTTGGCCGAGCAGATTCACATTTGATCCTCAATCTCAGGCTCAGGTCATATTTACTGGTTCAAAACCCGACCCACACAAGGCCGCCTGAGCCTAGCCTTAGCGCCCAACAACTTTCATCTCAGTCAGCGGGCACCCATGGGCCCATTGCGGGCCCACTTATGGCCCATCCCACTAATCTCACCTTATTGGGCACGAGCCCAAGGCTAAACTGAGCGTAGCCTGTTGGCCCACGTAACCCCATTTGAGCCAAGACTCCATCTGTAGTCCTGTAGCTCAACTTAAGGGACTGTATGGGCCCAATTAGGCCCATTTCAAAACCAGCAGCATTATCGCATTTCAGTATCAATCTCAGGCTTAGACAGATTAGCCCATTTTCTGGTTAAAACCCAGGTCCAATGCAAGCCATTAAGACCAACGTCCATCTTAGGCTCCGGTAAGGCAGAATTCATGGGCTAATTACGGCCCTTTCGTGGTGCGGGCCACTTTCACCGATGGCCCCTCTTTGATTAGAGACAAATTCACAGCCAAACCGAGCCTGCCTCCTGACTGCATTTGGGCCGTAACTGAATCGGAGGCCCAGATATAGCTCAGTTAAGGGACTAGAATGGGCCTGATTAGGCCTAATCTCAACCCAGCCTCACTTAGCAGGTTCCTTCGTTTGAGAACCCAGGCCCACTCATGGTCAACTGAGCCTCACATTTGGGCCCAACCTACACCTCACTCCCAGGCAGAGCCTATTGCATGGGCCTAATCAAGGCCCAATCCGAAACCAGCCTTGTCATACTGGCCTCTCCCATGTGAGCCTCGATCTCAGCTCAGGCCCATTTTGATGGGCCATGACTAATGGCTTTGCCTGCGCCGGTCCATCCCACCCCTAGCCCCACCCATATACCCGCTTTTCACGTTGGATCTGCATCTCGTCTCATGGCAGTTAGGCCTCGCTACCCAAGTCGATGTCTTGGTCTGATCAGCAACCAGCCCAGCTAGCGTCGCCCCAAGGCCACACTCTGGGCTTCAATCTCAGGCCCACGCCCACCCGGCGGAATATAAGACAATTGGGGTCACGAGCCACACAGGCTAACCTGCTGCATCGGCCCCACAAGGCCACACTCTGGGCCTCTATCTCAGGGCCAAGTCCAACCGGAGGAAGATAAGACAATTGGGTCCACGAGCCACAGGCTAACCTGCTAATTGAGTAATAAACTGAAGAGAACCATCCACCAACAAGAAGCTGGcttcttcaaaaaatttatcAGCATAATTAACTAATATAACTGTGAGCTTTACGATAATCTAAGTAATTTACATGTGATATTACAAGAAGCTTCATCTTCCATCATCAAGGAGGTTGGTAAATTTCCTACGAAGTCAAGTTGCCATGTAAAACTTCTAAAGCACCAACTACATACCTCGCAGTTCTAGGACCTCGAAATTGGAGGTGTTGCTGGTATGGGCGGCTGACTGAAGAAACCTTCTGGCCCCTGAAAATTCTGGTATGGAATCGGCGGAGAAGGATAAGGGACAGCAGTTAGTGGGGTTCTAGGCATTGGAAAGCCAGGAGGTGGAGGCAGTGGTGGTGTATAGTTGTACGGTGCACCTATCATAGATCCAGCTGTCTGCATAAATGGTGGCGTGGCTAGCTGTGGGAGAGTTGGTAGCGGAGGTGGTGCTGCCTGATGCATGGCCAGATCTGGATGTGACACCTGAGGGGACAGTTGGGGAGGTGGCTGCTGCGGAGGCATTTGCGAGGTAGCTGTCGCCTTGTTTTGGAGCGAATCAGGATGGGGAAAAGGGGGAAGTGGTGGTTGTTGGGAATGCTGAGGTGGGAAGTAGGAAAAAGGAAGGTTTTCAAGTTTTGGCCTTTTCTCAAAAGGAAGAGCATCAGGAGATTCTTCCTTTGGATTTCCATCCGCCGATTCTGACGCCAGAGAGGAAAACACATAAGATAGCATTTGGGCCGAGGAGGTTGAAGCTGCAAGCTTTGCTGCCACAGCAGCAGCTGCAGATTTCCGTGGATCTTCTTCAAAGCGGGAAGAAGATTTACCAGTGAAAGATTCCTCCCTTGTGTACATTACCGGAGCTGATTGTTCCTTGTCTCCACCAGTGGCTGGAGTTTCTGGAGTGAAAGTGGAAGGTGCCTCAGCATGAGCGTTAACATCCCTCTGCTCTGCTGTCATATGCCCTCTGTTGCAGTTCAGCAATTGTTGCCGAATGCTGCTTATATGTGCTGATTGTGACTCGGCAACCTGAAACAAAAGATAATGCAAGAATATTAAATCCTAACCCCATGAATGATATTAAAACATCGAAATTAAATGGTCCATCACGAGTTTATCattgaatattattttagtaaTGACAAATACTTTGGTAGGAAGCAATATTTGATGAACCTTGTGCATATAGCCTATCATTTGATGTGATCCCTGATATATTACAGAACTGGTCAGGATTGCTATTTCAATGTGTCACTTCCTCAATACAGGCCAGACTGTTAAGGCACAGGGGCCTCATATATAGGATATCAAAGCATTGGCAGAAAATTCAATTGTTGAGTAGACTGTTGAAATCACTCCTGAAGATCTGAAAATGACATACTAAATCCCTTCAGTATATCTCATTCCCTCTCATTATTCCACTCCTATTTCCTTCTCCTGACATCTATCTCCACTCTCtagtcttcatcttcttcatccttCTTCTGAATTTCTTTCTTCACAAGCTCATATAGTAGTGGAGCTATTCAAATCCAGAAACCTAGCAGCAAAAGCAGCCAATCACCAAAGAGAGGTCATGGCATTAGCCAGTAGCCTAATTTTTAGGCTTTTTCTCAGTTTATTGTCAATTTCAGAGTTTTTTTTCCAGAAGTTACTATATTTCACTAGAttcttcattcttcatttgaGTCAAGATATGACCTTTTATTTCAAGGAAATTGCCATATAATTTGCTAATATGTTTTGTCATAACTGATCTTTTATAGAGGGTTAATAGGCAATTAGCATCTGATTAACAAATTTCAGTAGGCTTGGCCTTCAATTGGATCAGTCATCTCATGGTAAACAATGTTCGCCTGGTTTTGAAATGGAGTATAAGaaccaagaagaagaaagtaCCTTGACAGAACAAATACAGAGTAACCATAGATGAAAGAAACCAAGCTGCTAGACCCTCATTTGTAAGGTATAATTCTAAGATCTAAGTTCAGACCACTACaatatgagaaatttttttaagaatgaacAGATTCTTCTATCATGCATGAATTTTTCTCTCATGGCTCAAGACCATCTGTAGTCTGTGCTGTGAACTTTAGAAATCCAAATGAGAAGAtgctgaaaattttaattaaaaaaacgcCATGAATGAATTGTAGGAGCATTAAAGTATTACCTGAAGTTGATTGTGAACTTGATCCAGCTTGAATTCCTGGAAATAAAACCATCAGTTCATTAATGAAATATAAAGAAGTGCTAACAATCTAATACCATGCATTCTACAAAAGCAACCAAAAGATCAACCTGCTCTTGGAGAGCCTCCTTCAAATGAGACACGAGACTTGCTCTTGATGATTCAGCTGTTCTCAGTTGCTCAATACATTCTGTCAGTATGTCATGCTGCCCTTGCAACTCCTCAACATATTTAGATCCATTGAATTGCCCTGTTTTCAAGGAAGGCAACATAAAAGCAGTTATACTACCACTACATATGACATGACATTCAATTTCAGTCAAAGAACAAGAACAGTTTTACAGAAAAATTTATGAGTTGGAAATTTAGATGCCTATCTACAAAAGCAATTAAAAGAAAGCACTATGCACTgtaaaattctaaaaatcaCCACCAGCTTCTCATCCCTTACCACAGTACTGAAGgcataatatttaatagttgACGGCAATCAATAAAGCAAAAAAAGCAGATCCCATCATATCATTCCTCTCCCATAACCTGTGTAATTGTGAATTTGACAAAGACACTCCTTGCAGTCATGTTCAAATACAACGTAGAAATGCAGCATTATAATATTACTTGAGTTCATTTAGAAGTAGCAAATTCAATATTCATTTCAGACTGAAGCCAACTTAGATTAAAGTGACCCATAACTACTGTAATACAAGAACCAAAATACACTTGTATCTTAAGTGGAACTGCTTTATTAATGCCACTGCAGAAACAGTACAAGGTTAATCCTTTTTGTTATGGAACAACTGATGAATGCAGTCCCCATCCTCCCCCCATTGATTTGCCATATCCATGCTCAATGCAAAACAACAAAGCCTTATCTACACTCCTCAGGTTCAGCTACATGAATATGTTCAGGCTTGGCTACATATTATGGTTTCACAGTTCCACTCTTTCTAGGGTCATGCATACATATGCACACACAATTGTGTGGACCACAAGCATAAAATTATGCATACATCCCAAGGGTAGACCAATGTGTGTGTAACATAATGTCTCCAAACATAAACACtcatttttgaatatttatttaatagagGGACACAGTAAGAACAAGTCCAAAGAAACTTTAGTTAGCTAGAGGtgtcttttttgataggcaaaagacTATATAAACTATTAAAGAGAGCACAATCCAGGAACATGGACTAATTAGGAATATGCTCTATTTCTTTGACAAAACACTCATGGGATACACATCCAGTGACACTGTGTCAATACATATCCAATACCATGTCATGAGCTTTGCACATTTTCGATTGCCCATtcaagatttctttttttttttttggcattaaATTATGCTTCTAAAATTTAGTAGAAGGAACGGACAAGCAAAATAAACATCTATATAAAGatgatgaaaatttataaaaccaagCCTTAGATAAGAAATATCCTGTTCCCTACTTACAAGTACCTGAGCTGTAATCACCACCAATCTCCTTCTCTGCTTTCTCAATGCAACCAATAGCGCTCCTGCATTTGCTCAATAGAGTTTCTTCATCCACTGGACTACCATATACATTTTCATAACTTGAAATGATTTTTTCCACTGCAGCTTGGAAAGGATGTTTCTGCTCCACAAATGAGTAAATAATTGAAACTCTTCAACTTAAATGAAGAAGTAACATCCAACAAAAATGCACATGACATCATTGAGATGATTGCACTCACATGTCTAAAGCTCAAGTTCTTGCTATAtgaattgttattattatttttatcattattctCCACAGTCTTCCCCATGAGCTCTTCTTTGAGAATTTGTCCCCTAGAACCGAATACCTTTCTCTCATCCCATATATTAATCTGTGTGGAAACAAGGAAAGTGAATCAATAATAGAAATAAAGTCCATTTGAAATATAATTGgaactattttatatttcaacAAGAGGAAATGGGGAATGACGCACTGCAGGGGAGGGgtgatcaaataaaaatacattaacACATAGAAGAGGTTATCATACTTGGGCAGATAGGTCATTCTCACTATATTTTACAAGTGAATTAGAATTAGAGCCTCTTCAGCAGGCAATCTTTCCATGAGAATGTGCTATTTAAAAATAACCCAAAGGAGGCACCATAGTTTACAATTAAGGGACACAAGCATAGAACCATTTTCATATAACTCTTGTACTTCACAAGATTGATGTTAGTTCATCCTAAACTAGAACTGATAGGTggctttcaaaaatcaaaaccataATAAGAACACACAAACAAACTTCTAAGCTTTAGCTTTGTGTAGAACATCAGTTGCTAAAAGTCATGTTCCTTACCACTTcatttggttgctaagaaaatgaGTAAACTAAAATGAAACCCTGTGAGGAAAAAAACATGAACATGGCAAACTTAAagcatttttcttctcttttcttccattttctcagcaaccgaTAAGAGGCTAGATGTGAAAACCAATTAGATCAGATAAAAGCTCATTACTAGTAGCATATTGGCTAAGCATTGCTTTGAAAATGTCAAAtctctattttttatctttacacAAAGGTTAGGTGACAAAAAGCTGCTAATCTGATGGCTCATAATAACTCCTTTgcataaaaatgaacttcaaagtTTCAATACATCTTTAAAATAGTTCAAAACTCTTGAAGACGCTATTGTGCCTATGAAAATTGGGTTCAGAGGTCTAACACcactaggtttttttttttttttttccgttaACAAAAGCACCAATAAGACTGTTACCCTTCCCAATTCCACTACAGGACTTCAGCTCTTATGCAATAGCAGAAAGTTCTGCTTTTATATAAGAGGATTGGCCTCTTGGCTAAAAACAAAGGTTGCATAAATTGGCAAAAAGTTCCTTCTTCTGTTGAATTTTATGAGCCTATAGAGCTCTGCGAAATTTTCTTGCTACATCTGACTTTAAGAAGTAAAAATGCATGACAACAGAATCAGCTCACTATCATCCACTATTGTTATCTGCAAATAGTTGAACACAAAATTAACAATTCTTTCACACAGAGCAAACCATACCCTAGAATTTGATATCTTCTACATCAGATTCCCATTGCATGACAGAAGTTTTCTGGTGAATTATATCATTTTCGAGATAAAGAATCAACAAATAAGCAAACAAAACTAAGATCTATATACCAGTCGCAGCACAGCATTTTTCCCAAAATCGTCTCCACTTTCTACTACATCACGAAGAGCATTTGGAAGAACCTTCCAAAATTCACCAACAAACTCCAAACCATTTCGCCTACTATTCTGCAAAATATCATTTGCAAGATATAGAAAGGAGAGTCGCTGCTCCCTCAGGGAGCAATGGAACTGTCTTTCCCATGTTTCAACAACTTGTTTTGCTCTCTTCCTATGGAAAATGCACCAGTGTGATAAAGCTTGATGACGTTAAGGTTCACATCAAAATTATGAGAAGACGAGCAAAATTAACAAGTTTAAtcccaaagaaaaatatatgaaatgaaCTACAAGTAGacgtaaaaaaaaatgaaaaaattgtcaaaaagaaagagaaaaaacagaaaatgaagatgaaattgTCTGTTAGTTGACCTCTTGACTTTCAATTTATTTGTAACTATGGAGAAAGATTAGCATAAAATTAAGTCCCCTTTAATTTACTCtgcttatttacctatcaaaaaaacaaaaagattagCATAAAATTAAGTGCTCCAACTAGGATTAAAGATGTTCAAGAAAATAAGCATCCCAACATTTTTGCTAAAAAGAATCTGCCAAATTCTTTCCATTGAAAGCATGAAGATTGCCTTGCTTGACCAATAAAGGTTTCACCACCTAGAAGATCCTGTGCCTGGGGCTGCTCCCACCTCAGAACCTTACTCTAGCAATACAGGAGTAATTCTTTTATAACCGAGCTCCAGTTTTTCttatcctcttttttttttttttgcaagtaAGAGAATGTATTAAAAGGTGCTAAAAGCGCACAAAAGTACACAGGACGTATACAAAGTACACTTggcaaaaaataggaaaaagggAATACACAAAAAATACGCCCTCCCTCATCCAAGCCCCAACCAATCTAAGAAGTCAACCATATTCCTATACCCATCGCCTATATACACCCTAACCCACATAGAGAgattgttaaggaaaataaaataggaacAGTTTTTCTTATCCTTGGTcttaataatataacaaataaaatattacatggtttttcaataatattttacttaaattttaatctGTATATCTTAGTAGGTACCCATATAATCACCTGTGtgtgtgaatatatatatatattgattggCATCTGCAGCATGGATATATGTATAGGTTTTACTTCtaagtattttattttggttcaaTTTATCTTTCCAGTCAATTTAAGCTCCAAGTTCATACATCAGTGAAGTTGTGCACTTATTCTGTCAAAATAATCATGCCTCACCACTTTTATGCATGTCATAGAACAGATATTAATGCAACCAATTGCATGCTGAATTTTGCCTCTAAAAGTTCTTTCCAATAAAATTGTCATTAAACTCGTCCAAAAATGATCGTCACACCTCTCTCTCCCCTACTAAGAGAacatcttcctttttcttttcatccccaaatataattttctcaatATAGGATCATCTCGAAAGGCCATGATGTCAAAAAGCTCTATACTCCAAGCTGCAAATCATCTTTTAaagctttcaatttttttgtaagaATGAAACTAGGGGAGCCCTTAAGAACATGATTAGACCAACAAGCCTTCAAAAAGTCACCAAATCCCTCCACTTTCAACCACGTATTTCAAATCTAAATAGGCTTTTACCTCTCCTTATTCCCCACATTCTAAAAGGATAGGAGCATGATCTAAAACAAGCCTTTGAAGGCTTGCACCAAAATAGCGCTCTGAAGTACACAAGAAATATACTACGAATGCTTAAAAGCACTAACAAAAAATAGGGAccaacaaaaaactaattttttttataggtaaaagggtattgtattaaataaaagtatacaCGATGTACAAAATGACAAAAGCCAGTCAGGGTGAATACACAAAAATAAGCAACCGCACCCTATGGGGAACCTAACCAATGCACAAAATCTAACAATGACATACCACCAACCCCAATGTACAATCTAACTCAATcccaaaatagatacaaaaaagaacttttaattgTTTGGTCCAAACTTTCATTATTCTCAAAAgctttcctatttcttttcctccaaattgaccaaaaaaggcataaatgggcaattttccaaacttttttcctctttttgccAACTAAGGAACCACTCCAACTCAAGAGCACCCCTTTCACAAAAGAGTGCATCATCCACTATACATCAAATAGAGGAACTCAACCAGTCCACAAAATCTACTATAGAAGGAGGACCAAAGTTTAAATAGAACCTAGACCAAGTGCAaagattacaaaataaaaaatattttagtccTTCAAAACAGGCCTTCAAAGTATTGATTGGGTTGCATTAGAGAAGTGATCCTCTAATCCCACAAGACAAGAAAATGATCCAATCAATACATTTGAAGATCATCTTGTCCCTTGAACCAAGTGAAAGGCCATCCTGATAAAGGCACATCCTCCAATTGAAACTCCTTAATAAACTATGAAAAGTCTCTCATAAAGGAGGAAACATGGCTACAAGTTCTTTTCCCTAAGAATTAGATCACGCTGATATCCCCTCCTATGCACCAAGGTTCCTTCCATAGCCCTCGAATGGCATGCAAATTCCTCCCAAAGCCCCTTTCTTTTCAACCTCACAAAAGGAGGTGTGACCTATGTACACAAGAGGTATACAAAAGGcatatctaaactaattaaactTTAGGTGCTACTTCTTACCTCAATATCCATCCAAAATGCTATGGATATGATTTTTATGCCTATCAACTAATATTCCCACATTTTTACAAAACGAAAGGTATTTTCTATTAATCCATGGGTATAGGACCACCCCAACCTCTCCATTCCAATTTTTGACTTCTAAAGACTTTGCCAAACACTCTAAATCCCTTGATCCTAACAACAAAGCCTCATCTAAGGGATCCATACATGCCAAAAATCCCTTATTCTTGCCAGCTTCAACCTCCATACTAGAGGAATTGTTCAAAATGTTTTCGTAGAATTCCATTGAGTGACCATCCTAGAGAATCATTCATAAAAAGGAAATCCCCACTAAGACTCACTAGACCAAAAAGAGCAAAGGAAGAACGAAGGAAGCAATAGAGGCTCCTATCATCTCAAGACCCATCCGGCAAAGAGAGAGGAATCAAAGACTTACTTGGCGTTGAAGCAAGGTTGCTTCCCATTGGACGAGATAATGCCAACACGCCTAGCTCtatttgtgacatcccacatcggatagggggaaaagttcctggcgctatataagtatggactcctcgTAACCttgtagatgcgttttaaagccgtgaggaccCCTTTGGGTcaaaagcggacaatatctacaccgTTGGGAGCgggttgttacaaatggtatcagagttgaTCCCTAACTTCGGTGTGGGTTTTGTTTGGCCCCAtaagggtgtttgtttgtttgacccCACAATCTCGtgagacacaacgaggacgttatGTCTACATGGGGCAGGTATTTGTGACAttccacatcggataggggggaAAGTTTCTGGCGCTGTATAAGTATGGACTTCTCTTAACCCTgtagacgcattttaaagttgtgagggtCCCTTTGGGTTCAAAgaggacaatatctacacggttgggagcggACAATatctctgataccatttgtaatgacctgCTCTCAACCGTATAGATATTatccgctttggacccaaagagGTCATTACAACTTGAAAACACGTCTACAGGGTTAAGAGAaatccatacttatatagtgtcaTGAAATTTCCCCCAATTCGATGtaggatgtcacaaacaccacCCCCCTCCCTACCCCTCCATGCAAACACAATGTCCTCGTTGTATCCCACAAGATTGTAGGGTTAAACATACAAACAAACACCCTTATGGGGCCAAACAAAGCCCACACCAAAGTCGGggatcgactctgataccatttgtaacgatccgctcccaaccatgtagatattgtccactttggacccaaagaggttttcacggctttaaaacgcatctacacGGTTATgaggagtccatacttatatagtgtcagGAACTTTCCTCCCTATCCAATGTGGAATGTCACACTATTGCCCTTGAATCACAAAAACAACAAGCTTGGCTTCATTTACCTTTTGCTCCATGGTACCCCCTTCTCCACTTCCTAAAAGGGAGCCTCAACTTCTCAACCACCTTGTGCACATCCCACAGAGGACTACCTCAAGGTGAGGGCTAGAGGATCCAAATCTAGGTCCAATCTGTTTGGGCTCCCTCAAATTTCTAGCCTTTGCGTTCTCAACCTTGGCCCAAAGATTGGCCCAATTCCTCCTCCTTAAAGGCCCATTAACTTTCTCAGCAACTGTAGGCAAAATGGACTCCCAAATATATTTTAAGCTGAGAAGTTgccaatatgaagaaaaaaaagtgcaaTGATTCTTTTATTTGGTGTTTAAGCCTGGATGTTTTGGAATTTTGACACAGATTCAATATTATTCCACATTCAGAAAATATAATCATCACAAGCAATGGATCCAGGAAGACAATAACCATGATTGGCAATACCAACAATAACCATTAATAGCAGGGAATCCATATATCAGAAAACTTAAGCAACAAGTAAAAGGATGAAATAGTATAAGAAGAATATCATATGCTTTCACCAAATTTTAACATGCATCCATAATAATCAGTTATAAGGATACTCTCTATGCTCTTTTGTGAGCTATTGAGTTTGGCTAGCTTCTCAACCAAAATCTGCTCATTAAATATTCCATTCATTGTTCTGGTACCAAAAGCTGTCCAGCTAATAGAGATAAGACctacaaagggaaaaaaagaaatgatacaCAATCAGATCTATCTATGACCCAAATAAAACACGAATTTCTAATATAGAGTAGgtaatatgaaaaagaaattatcattaaaagaaaatcataaacttGAGCAATACTATTTTTCATGatcttagagagagaaagatgggCATCAACAATTCTGACAAATTTTAATAAGTGCATACCCTTGCCTGTCAATCAGAAAGGCCCAAAGAAGACCATAGTATACCGTAATAATGTACTCTTACAGTTAAGATCATATCTAAactcaaaatgattttttccgTTATTCAGGGTAAGTTGATAAAAAATTCTTCTATATTGCCATTTCTGCACAAGTACATGATGAAAACCTTGctgcccttgaggcctggcttaAGTGGTGGCAAGAGGTTTGGGGTGGGAATGTTGGGAGGGACCGGGTTTAAGTCACAGCAGGGACCAAAAAAGGTTACCTATCAAAGTAAATATATGGAAACCTTGTCAAAGTCAAACAAGTTTGCTGCCTAGTAGATTTGAAACAAACTACACAACACATAACAAAAGAATCTTTTCTGGAGCTGAAACCACAGAAACATCAATCCTCCAAATCTCCATAATGCTATAATATGATCCATGTGTAATCAGTGAAGTCTATTGcattattaaagaatttaaatgaatGCATAATTAGAACCATTTTGTACTTCAAGAAATCTATTTGTGATATAAAGCATTTTGCATTTTGCAAGATCTATTTGACATAAAACATTTTCCTTCTCAAGGATGGCAAGCACTATGTGAATCAGGATTGAAGTCACAAAGAATGAAAACGTGCAAAACAGAGAGAAGCCAGGAGATGGAATAGTCACTAACTAATTATGATAATGGTTATAAAGCAACTTGTTGACATGCTAGACAATTTAGGAAATCTAATGGGGAGACAATCCATTTCTCCAACTTTCCGCAAGTTATGGAgtgatcatttttatatttatattgtccTCAATCTCCTGGTGTTCGATTgtcaattcaaattttttttttcttaatacatgTCTGTCCTTTAAGTTGAGTGGCCACAGGAAGATTACAAATACACTAAGTCTCAATAGAGAATgaattgaaaacccaatttctCCACAATCTCCCTTTCGTACGTACAAGTTGCAACTAC is part of the Vitis riparia cultivar Riparia Gloire de Montpellier isolate 1030 chromosome 17, EGFV_Vit.rip_1.0, whole genome shotgun sequence genome and harbors:
- the LOC117904929 gene encoding regulation of nuclear pre-mRNA domain-containing protein 1B-like; the protein is MNGIFNEQILVEKLAKLNSSQKSIETLSHWCIFHRKRAKQVVETWERQFHCSLREQRLSFLYLANDILQNSRRNGLEFVGEFWKVLPNALRDVVESGDDFGKNAVLRLINIWDERKVFGSRGQILKEELMGKTVENNDKNNNNNSYSKNLSFRHKHPFQAAVEKIISSYENVYGSPVDEETLLSKCRSAIGCIEKAEKEIGGDYSSGQFNGSKYVEELQGQHDILTECIEQLRTAESSRASLVSHLKEALQEQEFKLDQVHNQLQVAESQSAHISSIRQQLLNCNRGHMTAEQRDVNAHAEAPSTFTPETPATGGDKEQSAPVMYTREESFTGKSSSRFEEDPRKSAAAAVAAKLAASTSSAQMLSYVFSSLASESADGNPKEESPDALPFEKRPKLENLPFSYFPPQHSQQPPLPPFPHPDSLQNKATATSQMPPQQPPPQLSPQVSHPDLAMHQAAPPPLPTLPQLATPPFMQTAGSMIGAPYNYTPPLPPPPGFPMPRTPLTAVPYPSPPIPYQNFQGPEGFFSQPPIPATPPISRS